In Serratia marcescens subsp. marcescens ATCC 13880, a single genomic region encodes these proteins:
- a CDS encoding Lrp/AsnC ligand binding domain-containing protein yields the protein MKVRAADTESLENFLMKIQSFEGVRSVRSDISLSTFLARGPSPD from the coding sequence ATCAAAGTACGCGCCGCCGATACCGAATCGCTGGAGAATTTCCTGATGAAGATCCAGAGCTTTGAGGGCGTACGCTCTGTGCGCAGCGACATCTCGCTTTCCACGTTTCTGGCGCGCGGGCCTTCGCCGGATTAA
- a CDS encoding LysR family transcriptional regulator: MAKRENYNELYLFMQVVREGSFTAAAQRLGLAQSGVSRSVRELEERLGVQLLMRTTRKLSLTQAGEQLYQKTASGFDTLDLGLATLAHYRETPSGTVRINASQHAIDKCLLPKLAIFKQRYPDIRLELINESRFVDIIEERFDAGVRLGPEVSPGMVAVRITPDMEMAIVGTPEHFRRYGFPQTPADLTTHPCIAYQFADGSVYQWELSQDDKKITHRPEGQWALSDSYMEAEAARLGLGLAYVPVELVTDDLERGALIRVLQRYSLRMEGLFLYYPHRNVSPALRMVIETLKI, from the coding sequence ATGGCGAAAAGGGAGAACTACAACGAGTTGTACCTATTTATGCAAGTGGTACGGGAAGGCAGTTTTACCGCGGCGGCTCAGCGGCTGGGGCTTGCTCAATCAGGGGTCAGCCGTTCCGTTCGTGAGCTTGAGGAAAGGCTGGGTGTCCAGCTACTGATGCGCACCACGCGTAAACTGTCGCTGACGCAAGCGGGCGAGCAGCTCTACCAGAAGACGGCATCTGGATTTGATACGCTAGATTTAGGGCTTGCCACGCTGGCACATTATCGCGAGACCCCTTCCGGCACGGTTCGTATCAATGCCAGCCAGCACGCGATTGATAAATGCCTGCTGCCAAAGCTTGCGATATTTAAACAGCGCTATCCTGATATCAGGCTGGAACTCATAAACGAGAGCAGGTTCGTCGATATTATCGAAGAAAGATTCGATGCGGGCGTTCGCCTGGGGCCCGAAGTAAGCCCTGGCATGGTTGCTGTACGCATTACGCCCGATATGGAGATGGCCATTGTGGGTACCCCTGAGCATTTTCGTCGCTACGGTTTTCCGCAAACCCCGGCGGATTTAACAACGCATCCCTGTATCGCCTATCAGTTTGCCGACGGCAGCGTGTACCAGTGGGAACTCAGTCAGGATGATAAAAAAATCACTCATCGGCCTGAAGGGCAATGGGCCTTATCTGACAGTTATATGGAAGCAGAAGCCGCCCGGCTGGGCTTGGGGCTGGCCTATGTTCCTGTCGAACTGGTCACAGATGATCTGGAACGCGGGGCGCTTATCAGAGTTTTACAGCGTTACAGCCTGCGAATGGAGGGGTTGTTTCTCTATTACCCTCATCGCAATGTATCCCCCGCTCTGCGAATGGTCATTGAAACATTGAAAATCTGA
- a CDS encoding alpha/beta hydrolase, which produces MSYADSTNPNAPVSMTDKWDKTFAESQKVDHHKVSFQNRYGITLVGDLYLPKDRGDRKLAAIAVSGPFGAVKEQSSGLYAQTLAEQGFITLAFDPSYTGESGGYPRNVASPDINTEDFSAAVDFLGLQKEVDRNRIGLLGICGWGGMALNDAAMDTRVKAVATSVMYDMSRAMGHGVGDGKDRYSTADRRAVLQYLNEQRWKDAESGTFAHGAHDINVDRNGKVSAGQRILPETLPADPHPVLKEFFDYYRMPRGFHARSVNSKGAWTATMPLSFMNMPLLSYASEITIPTLIVTGEKAHSRYFAEDAYKAVGSKDKELVIVPGANHVDLYDNVAGKIPFAKFEQFFKANLK; this is translated from the coding sequence ATGAGTTATGCTGATTCAACCAATCCGAACGCCCCTGTTTCCATGACAGATAAATGGGATAAAACGTTCGCCGAGAGCCAGAAAGTCGATCATCATAAAGTCTCGTTCCAGAATCGATATGGCATCACCTTAGTGGGCGATCTTTACCTGCCCAAAGATCGCGGCGATCGCAAGCTGGCGGCGATTGCGGTCAGTGGGCCTTTTGGCGCGGTGAAAGAGCAATCCAGCGGTCTGTATGCGCAGACGCTGGCGGAACAAGGGTTTATTACCCTGGCGTTTGATCCCTCTTACACGGGGGAAAGCGGCGGCTATCCGCGAAACGTCGCCTCACCGGATATCAACACGGAAGATTTCAGCGCGGCGGTGGATTTCTTAGGGCTGCAAAAAGAGGTGGACCGCAACCGTATCGGGCTGCTCGGCATTTGCGGCTGGGGTGGCATGGCGTTAAACGACGCCGCGATGGATACCCGCGTTAAAGCAGTGGCAACAAGCGTAATGTACGATATGAGTCGGGCGATGGGCCATGGCGTGGGGGATGGCAAAGACCGTTATTCCACCGCTGACCGTCGTGCCGTTCTGCAGTATCTGAATGAACAGCGCTGGAAGGATGCGGAAAGTGGAACGTTCGCTCACGGCGCTCATGATATTAACGTCGACAGAAATGGCAAGGTCAGCGCGGGTCAGCGCATTCTGCCAGAAACCCTGCCGGCCGATCCGCATCCGGTGCTGAAGGAGTTCTTTGATTACTACCGCATGCCGCGCGGTTTCCACGCGCGTTCCGTTAACTCTAAGGGAGCGTGGACGGCAACGATGCCGCTGTCGTTTATGAATATGCCGCTGCTGAGCTACGCCAGTGAAATCACCATCCCGACGCTTATCGTGACCGGCGAGAAAGCGCATTCACGCTATTTTGCCGAAGATGCTTATAAGGCGGTCGGCAGTAAAGACAAAGAGCTTGTGATTGTCCCCGGTGCAAATCATGTGGACCTGTACGATAACGTTGCCGGAAAAATACCTTTCGCTAAGTTCGAACAATTTTTCAAAGCCAATCTGAAATAA
- a CDS encoding MFS transporter, with product MTLCVFVLIASEFMPVSLLTPIARDLGVTEGLAGQGIAISGALAVLTSLTLSALAGNRDRKSLLLGMTFLMAVSGLVIALASSYLVYMAGRAMIGIAIGGFWSMSAATAIRLVPQHQVARALAIFNAGNALATVVAAPLGSYLGATVGWRGAFLCLVPIAVVAFIWQCVSLPGMNGNKAPASRGTVLRLFARPVVSLGMLACGLFFMGQFALFTYVRPFLETVTRVDSSGLSLILLIIGVAGFIGTLVVSAFLNRKFYLTLMVIPGMMAVIAVALILTGHHVWAVSLLLGLWGMLATAAPTGWWTWIARTLPDNAEAGGGLMVAVIQLSIALGSTTGGMVFDHLGWQSAFAISSMLLLCAGVLTFFTSRQKSRAP from the coding sequence ATGACCCTATGCGTCTTTGTGCTGATTGCATCGGAATTTATGCCCGTCAGCCTGCTTACGCCGATTGCCCGTGATTTAGGCGTGACGGAGGGACTGGCAGGACAGGGGATTGCCATCTCCGGCGCGCTGGCCGTCCTGACCAGCCTGACGCTTTCGGCGCTGGCTGGAAACAGGGATCGCAAGTCCCTGTTACTGGGGATGACGTTTCTGATGGCCGTGTCGGGGCTCGTTATCGCACTGGCCTCCAGTTATCTGGTGTATATGGCAGGTCGCGCGATGATAGGTATTGCGATCGGGGGGTTCTGGTCGATGTCTGCGGCAACGGCGATTCGTCTGGTGCCACAACATCAAGTCGCGCGTGCCCTGGCTATTTTCAACGCCGGCAATGCGCTGGCGACGGTAGTGGCAGCCCCGCTGGGGAGCTACCTTGGCGCCACTGTCGGATGGCGAGGCGCTTTCTTGTGCCTGGTTCCGATCGCGGTGGTGGCCTTTATCTGGCAGTGCGTTAGTTTGCCTGGTATGAACGGCAATAAAGCTCCTGCATCACGTGGAACCGTACTCCGCCTGTTCGCTCGTCCTGTTGTCTCTCTTGGCATGCTGGCCTGTGGCCTGTTCTTTATGGGGCAGTTTGCGCTATTTACCTATGTGCGCCCATTCCTGGAGACGGTGACGCGTGTTGATTCCTCTGGCTTGTCGTTGATTTTACTGATTATCGGCGTGGCCGGTTTTATTGGCACGCTGGTTGTCTCGGCATTCCTCAACAGGAAATTCTACCTAACGCTGATGGTTATCCCTGGGATGATGGCCGTCATTGCCGTCGCCCTGATTCTTACCGGGCATCACGTTTGGGCTGTCTCGCTGCTGTTAGGTCTCTGGGGCATGCTGGCCACCGCCGCCCCAACGGGATGGTGGACATGGATTGCCCGCACGCTTCCCGACAATGCGGAAGCCGGGGGCGGACTGATGGTTGCGGTGATTCAGCTCTCGATTGCGCTTGGTTCAACGACAGGAGGCATGGTGTTTGACCATCTCGGCTGGCAGAGCGCCTTTGCCATCAGTAGCATGCTGCTGCTTTGCGCCGGAGTGTTGACGTTTTTCACCTCACGCCAGAAGAGCAGAGCGCCTTAA